Genomic segment of Paenalkalicoccus suaedae:
CGGTATCTTTACTTCACCCCAGAAAGAGGTCATAAAGATCTTCATCATGGAGAAGAGAGTTAAGACACCTGTAATGAGACTGACAGCTATGACAAAATAATGTCCTGCTTCAAAACCAGCCACAATAAGAGCAAACTTACCGAAGAATCCACTTAGAGGCGGGATGCCAGCTAAGGAGATCGCTGCAATGAAGAAAAGCCAACCTACATAAGGGTGTGTTTTTAATAAACCGCTCATCTCTTTCAAGTGCGATGTTCCGGTTATTTTTTCTGCAATGCCTGCATAGAGGAATAAAGCAGATTTAACAACAATATTATGCACGAGGAAGAAGAAAACCCCGGCGATAGCGAGTGGTGTGAAGATACCAATACCCATAATCATATAGCCAACCTGACTGACGATATGGACCGCTAAAATTCGTTTAAAGTCAAACTGTGATACGGCACCTAATACTCCGATAAACATCGTGAGTCCACCGATGATCAAAAGAATTTGGAAAATAGCCGTATCTTGATTAAACATTAGTGTGTATGTGCGAAGTAACGTGTACACACCAACCTTTGTTAACAATCCTCCAAATAAAGCTGCGATGGCAGCTGGAGGAGCAAAGTAAGAATGCGGTAGCCAGTAATAAAGAGGGAAGATCGCACTCTTTGTACCAAAGACAAAGAGGAAAACAACCCCAATAACTGTTAACACTCCCGCTTGTTCAAGCTCACCAACACGTGATGCAATATCAGCCATGTTAAGTGTTCCGACCGCGCCATAAATATAAGCTACAGCGATAATGAAGAACATGGAGGATACGGTATTGATCACCACATATTTAAATGATTCGCGAAGCTGATATTTTTTCGCCCCCATAGAGATTAAGATAAAGGACGAAATGAGCATCACTTCGAAGAAAACGAATAGGTTGAACAAGTCACCTGTTAAAAAGGATCCGTTAACCCCAAGCATTAAAAATAGGAAAAACGGGTGAAAATAGTTT
This window contains:
- a CDS encoding Na+/H+ antiporter subunit D, with protein sequence MTNLVILPILIPLLIGVLLIFFKNHKSIQRVSSVLAVTAMIIASGYLLYIVYNNGIQVIELGAWPAPFGIVLVADLLAASLVFLASILALVCLFFAYQTFSAERERNYFHPFFLFLMLGVNGSFLTGDLFNLFVFFEVMLISSFILISMGAKKYQLRESFKYVVINTVSSMFFIIAVAYIYGAVGTLNMADIASRVGELEQAGVLTVIGVVFLFVFGTKSAIFPLYYWLPHSYFAPPAAIAALFGGLLTKVGVYTLLRTYTLMFNQDTAIFQILLIIGGLTMFIGVLGAVSQFDFKRILAVHIVSQVGYMIMGIGIFTPLAIAGVFFFLVHNIVVKSALFLYAGIAEKITGTSHLKEMSGLLKTHPYVGWLFFIAAISLAGIPPLSGFFGKFALIVAGFEAGHYFVIAVSLITGVLTLFSMMKIFMTSFWGEVKIPNPNFKDVKVTKLILPTLPLIFLTIALGVAAEPFIQFSLLIGEQLMNPSEYIDSVLKE